One genomic window of Psychrobacillus sp. INOP01 includes the following:
- a CDS encoding CD3324 family protein: MKYVNAESIFPVELLIEIQKYVNGEMVYIPISKGSRKKWGENSGSKTYLNDRNHEIRQQFSTGIKIDQLSDRFFLSRDSIKKIVYSKK, translated from the coding sequence ATGAAATATGTAAATGCAGAAAGCATCTTTCCAGTAGAATTACTGATTGAAATACAGAAGTATGTTAATGGAGAAATGGTTTACATCCCTATTTCTAAGGGATCACGGAAGAAATGGGGTGAAAACTCTGGGAGTAAAACTTATTTGAACGATAGAAATCATGAGATCCGTCAACAATTTTCTACCGGCATAAAGATAGATCAACTTTCAGATCGATTCTTTCTTTCTCGCGATAGTATTAAAAAAATAGTTTACTCAAAAAAATAG
- a CDS encoding phosphotransferase enzyme family protein — MLNFFQFDTDENRRTLLIRARKVAIISLLQYDIEWESIQFIQLSDTITYKIKTGSNESFLLRIHSDILSKEEIRSELILLQALNESDYLTVPEGIVSIDGSYVLEIDTEDGYRRPCVTMMRWIEGEHGNGKYTDNCVYNMGVLMGRLHEVATSFAPPTGFVRPIWGAESFKREMTKLERHYACFLSGKGWRTYQAAAEKVLSTLAVIPWNNDNYGLIHADLHTGNIVFKDDQPYPIDFGRCGYGYYLYDIAGTLLELTPKHRRMFIQGYESVRKLEGNYVRDIECFFIMFMIENYCHHASDPRETTGLIDEQKYAQAYIRNYLNNTSFLFEMIQPVKID; from the coding sequence ATGCTTAATTTTTTTCAATTTGATACTGATGAAAATAGGCGAACTTTGTTAATAAGGGCGAGGAAAGTTGCTATAATATCTTTACTGCAGTATGACATAGAATGGGAGAGCATTCAGTTCATTCAATTATCCGATACGATTACGTACAAAATAAAAACAGGGTCAAACGAAAGCTTTTTACTTCGTATCCATTCGGACATATTGAGTAAAGAGGAAATCCGTTCAGAACTTATCTTGCTTCAGGCATTGAACGAATCGGATTATCTGACTGTTCCAGAAGGTATTGTAAGTATTGATGGCTCTTATGTATTAGAAATAGATACAGAAGATGGCTATCGTCGACCATGTGTCACCATGATGCGTTGGATTGAGGGGGAGCATGGCAATGGGAAATATACGGATAACTGTGTATATAATATGGGAGTATTGATGGGGAGACTTCATGAAGTAGCAACAAGTTTTGCCCCTCCAACCGGTTTTGTTCGACCTATTTGGGGGGCAGAAAGTTTTAAACGTGAAATGACTAAGTTGGAACGCCATTATGCATGTTTTTTATCAGGTAAGGGATGGAGAACATATCAAGCAGCAGCCGAGAAAGTCTTATCTACACTCGCTGTAATTCCATGGAACAACGATAACTATGGGCTTATTCATGCGGATTTACATACCGGAAATATCGTTTTTAAGGACGACCAACCCTATCCGATTGATTTCGGAAGGTGTGGTTACGGGTATTATCTGTACGATATTGCAGGTACATTATTAGAACTTACTCCGAAGCATCGAAGGATGTTTATCCAAGGATACGAGAGTGTTAGAAAACTAGAAGGAAACTATGTTCGAGATATAGAATGTTTCTTCATCATGTTCATGATCGAGAATTACTGCCATCATGCATCAGATCCAAGAGAAACAACCGGTTTAATTGATGAGCAAAAGTACGCCCAAGCGTACATAAGAAACTATTTAAATAATACTTCATTTTTGTTTGAAATGATTCAACCAGTGAAAATTGATTAA
- a CDS encoding DUF2441 domain-containing protein — translation MKENELYVYHIVTRKKMSLGQIISFDKNQRNTLYSFFLESEQLNSKGEDFFRILHEHYSNDGLYLNKENADVAIKYADQTIRAIREVIVEMVRLQEYPEYPSIMSCLYATKNYENALKWKELFESYNRKVLQIVKLRVIGNSFEGDGNLLPKEDGVPFSKKIEQAREYWNCNGKHELPELLIDGKIEVVENIVDFTA, via the coding sequence ATGAAAGAGAATGAGCTGTATGTTTATCACATTGTTACTAGGAAAAAAATGAGTCTAGGTCAAATAATAAGCTTTGACAAGAACCAGAGAAATACCTTATATAGCTTCTTTCTTGAAAGTGAACAATTAAATTCTAAAGGAGAAGACTTTTTTCGGATTTTACATGAACATTATTCCAACGATGGCTTGTACTTGAATAAAGAAAATGCCGATGTAGCTATTAAGTATGCAGACCAAACAATAAGAGCTATCAGAGAAGTGATAGTAGAAATGGTCAGACTACAAGAATATCCAGAATACCCTTCAATAATGTCTTGTTTATACGCTACAAAAAACTATGAAAACGCATTGAAATGGAAAGAATTATTTGAATCATATAATCGGAAGGTTTTGCAGATTGTTAAACTTCGAGTAATTGGAAATTCTTTTGAGGGGGATGGAAACCTTTTACCAAAGGAAGATGGAGTTCCATTCTCTAAAAAAATTGAACAAGCTAGAGAGTATTGGAATTGTAATGGGAAACACGAGCTTCCTGAACTCTTAATTGACGGGAAAATAGAAGTGGTTGAAAATATTGTTGATTTCACTGCTTAA
- a CDS encoding antibiotic biosynthesis monooxygenase, with translation MSGIAKTPQPPYYAVIFCSKRTEGDKGYGKMSEKMVELACQQKGFLGIESARDEGLGITVSYWDSLDAIKSWKEHSVHQVAQDRGKNEWYKNFALRVCKVERDNFYEM, from the coding sequence TTGAGCGGAATTGCTAAAACTCCTCAACCACCTTACTATGCGGTTATATTTTGTTCAAAACGAACTGAAGGTGACAAAGGTTATGGAAAAATGTCGGAAAAAATGGTGGAGTTAGCTTGTCAGCAGAAGGGATTCTTAGGTATAGAAAGTGCAAGAGATGAAGGGTTAGGAATTACAGTTTCATATTGGGATTCCTTAGATGCGATAAAGAGCTGGAAGGAACATTCAGTACATCAAGTTGCACAGGATAGAGGTAAAAATGAATGGTACAAAAACTTCGCACTAAGAGTATGCAAAGTAGAAAGGGATAACTTTTACGAAATGTAA